Proteins encoded within one genomic window of Pseudalkalibacillus sp. SCS-8:
- a CDS encoding GNAT family N-acetyltransferase, translating to MLKMNEENPEKQAFYDLFQTTGWDLEFTVDSLYEAISNSWYVVSVYENKQLVGYGRILSDGVYQAMICDLIVLPSLQGKGIGTKILERLLAKCKQQDIKMVVLMSARCKAGFYEKFGFKKRHPEAPGMIWNGELGRNAEI from the coding sequence ATGTTGAAAATGAATGAGGAGAATCCGGAAAAGCAAGCCTTCTACGACTTGTTCCAAACGACAGGCTGGGATCTTGAATTCACAGTGGATTCTTTATATGAAGCAATCTCCAACAGTTGGTATGTCGTAAGCGTCTATGAAAATAAGCAGCTGGTCGGCTACGGACGGATCCTTTCCGATGGAGTTTATCAGGCGATGATCTGTGATTTGATTGTGTTGCCAAGCTTGCAAGGAAAAGGGATCGGAACGAAGATCCTCGAGAGGCTGCTTGCGAAATGTAAGCAACAAGATATAAAAATGGTTGTCTTGATGAGTGCACGATGTAAAGCTGGGTTTTACGAGAAATTCGGTTTTAAAAAGCGGCACCCAGAAGCACCGGGGATGATCTGGAATGGAGAACTGGGGAGAAACGCGGAGATATGA
- a CDS encoding heavy metal translocating P-type ATPase, with protein MEEKLVYSEQISESPENVRASKMKTVFQEHWELMAALLSGILIMTGWFLSNQNMVYASVTFFVLAYLIGGFAKAKEGILETIEEKKLNVELLMVFAAIGSAIIGYWLEGALLIFIFSISGALETYTLNKSRKTITSLLNLKPSTALQIRDNQLVEVMAEALRVDDRILVRPGDQIPADGVVEKGTTTVDQSTITGESLPVHKEIGDDVFTGTVNDSGTITVCVTRSSKDTVFQRIVDLVQTAQNEKSESQQFIERFEGIYVNLVLLVVGFMMFLPHYVLGWSWTETFYRAMILLVVASPCAVMASIAPAVLSTLSNGARKGVLLKGGNHLTHLAKLDAIAFDKTGTLTIGKAEVTDYLVRDDLDEEYVWQAVASIESHSNHPLAEAFVTSAQERAIPLSVPETVETVAGNGVKGSFQGTDWIIGKKSFVGDELEEFHQYQTQKWISEGKTLVYADDGQGIAAVFAIKDRIREDSKQVISELRDLGVTTIMLTGDSEATARALADEAGIDSFISECLPEEKVVQVRRLKEEYGNVGMVGDGINDAPALATADIGIAMGQGTDVALETADVVLMNDQLSRLPEVLKLSRKMTRIIKQNLVFSVIVIMTLIASNFIQVIDLPMGVIGHEGSTILVILNSLRLLKG; from the coding sequence ATGGAAGAGAAGTTGGTCTATTCAGAGCAAATTAGTGAAAGTCCTGAAAACGTTCGTGCATCTAAAATGAAAACCGTGTTTCAAGAGCATTGGGAATTGATGGCGGCACTTCTAAGCGGCATATTGATTATGACAGGATGGTTTTTATCCAATCAGAATATGGTTTATGCTTCAGTCACCTTTTTCGTGCTTGCCTATTTGATCGGAGGATTCGCGAAGGCGAAGGAAGGGATTCTCGAGACGATTGAAGAGAAGAAGCTGAACGTGGAGCTGTTGATGGTTTTTGCGGCAATCGGTTCAGCGATCATCGGATATTGGCTTGAAGGTGCGTTGTTGATTTTCATCTTTTCAATCAGTGGTGCATTGGAAACCTACACGTTGAATAAAAGCAGAAAGACGATTACCTCCTTGTTGAATTTAAAACCCTCGACTGCGTTACAAATTCGGGATAACCAGTTGGTAGAGGTGATGGCGGAAGCATTGCGTGTAGATGATCGAATACTTGTGAGACCAGGCGACCAGATCCCAGCGGATGGGGTTGTTGAAAAAGGGACGACAACCGTTGATCAATCAACGATTACCGGCGAATCACTACCAGTCCATAAAGAAATCGGCGATGATGTTTTTACAGGAACGGTCAACGATAGCGGCACAATTACAGTTTGTGTTACTCGCTCAAGCAAGGATACCGTTTTTCAACGGATTGTCGATCTCGTTCAAACAGCGCAAAATGAAAAATCGGAATCTCAGCAGTTCATTGAGCGGTTCGAAGGAATTTATGTGAACCTTGTCCTCTTAGTTGTCGGTTTCATGATGTTTCTGCCCCATTACGTTTTGGGATGGAGCTGGACGGAGACGTTTTACCGGGCGATGATTTTGTTGGTCGTCGCTTCGCCATGTGCAGTGATGGCGTCTATTGCGCCAGCTGTTTTATCGACGTTGTCGAATGGGGCGCGGAAGGGTGTTCTTTTAAAAGGAGGAAACCATCTTACCCATCTCGCGAAGCTGGACGCAATCGCGTTTGATAAAACGGGTACGCTTACGATTGGTAAGGCCGAGGTCACCGACTACCTGGTGAGAGACGATTTGGATGAGGAATACGTATGGCAGGCGGTTGCCTCCATTGAATCCCATTCCAATCATCCGCTGGCAGAGGCGTTCGTCACGTCTGCTCAAGAGCGGGCAATTCCATTGTCGGTACCAGAGACTGTCGAAACGGTTGCTGGGAATGGCGTTAAAGGCAGCTTTCAAGGAACGGACTGGATAATCGGTAAGAAATCGTTTGTCGGTGATGAACTGGAGGAGTTTCATCAATATCAAACACAGAAATGGATCAGTGAAGGGAAAACCCTTGTATACGCGGATGATGGTCAAGGAATTGCAGCTGTATTTGCGATAAAGGACCGTATTCGAGAGGACAGCAAACAGGTGATTTCTGAATTGAGAGATCTTGGGGTCACGACCATCATGTTGACGGGTGATAGTGAAGCGACAGCCCGAGCATTAGCTGATGAAGCTGGAATCGACTCTTTTATTTCAGAATGTTTGCCTGAAGAAAAAGTCGTCCAGGTTCGTCGGTTAAAAGAAGAATACGGAAATGTGGGAATGGTAGGAGACGGGATCAATGACGCACCTGCACTTGCAACGGCAGACATTGGAATCGCCATGGGGCAAGGCACGGATGTCGCATTGGAAACAGCCGATGTGGTGCTGATGAACGATCAGCTTTCAAGGCTGCCAGAGGTGTTGAAGCTATCTCGTAAAATGACCCGCATCATCAAGCAAAACCTTGTTTTCTCGGTCATCGTCATCATGACCTTGATTGCCTCAAACTTCATCCAGGTGATCGACTTGCCTATGGGTGTCATCGGCCATGAAGGTAGCACAATCCTCGTCATCCTGAATAGTTTACGACTGTTGAAAGGATGA